A genomic window from Martelella lutilitoris includes:
- a CDS encoding phosphoribosyl-ATP diphosphatase, giving the protein MSEFTLADLEAIVAERAKASPEESWTAKLVSKGQSRAAKKLGEEAVETVIAAIAEDRENLTSESADLLYHLLVVLKIADIPLAAVMDELARRTGQSGLAEKAGRAPS; this is encoded by the coding sequence ATGTCGGAATTCACACTCGCCGATCTCGAGGCGATCGTCGCCGAGCGCGCCAAGGCCTCGCCGGAGGAAAGCTGGACGGCGAAGCTCGTTTCCAAGGGACAGAGCAGGGCCGCCAAGAAGCTGGGCGAAGAAGCGGTCGAGACCGTTATCGCGGCCATCGCCGAGGATCGGGAGAACCTGACCAGCGAGAGCGCCGACCTGCTCTATCACCTCCTCGTGGTGCTGAAGATCGCCGATATTCCGCTTGCCGCGGTGATGGACGAGCTGGCGCGGCGCACGGGTCAGTCCGGCCTTGCCGAAAAGGCGGGGCGCGCGCCTTCATGA